In Gemmatimonadota bacterium, the following are encoded in one genomic region:
- a CDS encoding sugar phosphate isomerase/epimerase, which yields MSPPGSSMQIGVSSYSYSRLIRSGEMTEFDAIRKTAELGYDVIEFSSLHPPGGEPFDQYAPDVRTACDETGLPIANYTVGADFINGSGGDWQREVERVKDEVRIAHLLGAPGMRHDATRGFPDSRPGERSFDDALAVLVPAIRAVTEFAADLGVRTMVENHGMFCQDSERVERLVNAVNHENFGVLIDIGNFLCVDEPPDAAVGRLIPYAFHVHAKDFHTRPGTATDPGEGWFRTRGGNYLRGAIVGHGEVPLASCLHVLSRHGYDGVLSIEFEGLEHPVDGVRIGLDNLRRYLG from the coding sequence ATGAGCCCACCCGGGAGTTCCATGCAGATCGGGGTCAGTTCATACAGCTACAGCCGGTTGATCCGAAGCGGCGAGATGACGGAATTCGACGCCATCCGCAAGACGGCGGAACTCGGATACGACGTGATCGAGTTCTCCTCGCTGCACCCGCCCGGAGGCGAGCCGTTCGATCAGTATGCTCCCGACGTGCGCACGGCCTGCGACGAGACGGGTCTTCCCATTGCCAACTACACGGTCGGCGCGGATTTCATCAACGGTAGCGGGGGAGACTGGCAACGCGAGGTGGAGCGGGTGAAGGACGAGGTGCGCATTGCCCACCTGCTCGGCGCGCCCGGCATGCGCCACGACGCCACGAGGGGATTCCCCGACAGCCGCCCTGGCGAGCGTTCTTTCGATGATGCCCTGGCCGTCCTCGTTCCCGCGATCCGGGCGGTCACGGAGTTCGCGGCGGACCTGGGCGTCCGGACCATGGTGGAGAACCACGGGATGTTCTGCCAGGACAGTGAGCGGGTGGAAAGACTGGTCAATGCCGTGAATCACGAGAATTTCGGCGTGCTCATCGACATTGGCAACTTCCTGTGCGTGGACGAACCGCCCGACGCCGCCGTGGGACGACTGATCCCCTACGCCTTTCACGTCCATGCCAAGGACTTCCACACCCGGCCGGGCACGGCCACAGACCCCGGTGAGGGATGGTTCCGAACCCGGGGCGGCAACTATCTCAGGGGCGCTATCGTCGGCCACGGGGAAGTCCCCCTGGCGTCCTGCCTGCACGTCCTCTCACGCCACGGATACGATGGCGTGCTTTCCATCGAATTCGAAGGGCTCGAGCACCCCGTCGACGGCGTTCGCATCGGACTCGACAACCTCAGGCGCTACCTGGGCTGA
- a CDS encoding Gfo/Idh/MocA family oxidoreductase: MGVRIGFIGTGGIAGMHLGLLPEIERAELVAYADIQVERAQAAADRCGGRAYGDYREMLDREELDAVYVCLPPFAHGDPEMAVLERNLHLFVEKPQALDVDTARDIAARVEECGVLSCVGYNWRYLDATEKARNLLSGVRPALAIGYWIGNTPGSPWWRVKSKSGGQIVEQTTHVYDCARYLMGDVVSVYAAGTKGRMLDLPNYDVEDASTVSLVFESGAVATILSSCVAEQGYGTALEVIARGLTVKIAGGNLEVVREDETVRYPGRNNPYQLENELFLQAIEEENPSLIRSAYGDVVNSLAVTLAANESMESGEVIHLA; this comes from the coding sequence ATGGGCGTTCGTATAGGTTTTATCGGAACCGGAGGCATCGCGGGCATGCACCTGGGACTCCTGCCGGAAATCGAGCGGGCCGAACTCGTGGCGTACGCGGACATCCAGGTCGAGCGCGCGCAGGCGGCGGCCGACCGGTGCGGAGGCCGCGCGTACGGCGACTACCGCGAGATGCTGGACCGGGAAGAACTGGATGCCGTGTACGTGTGCCTCCCGCCCTTCGCCCACGGCGATCCTGAAATGGCCGTGCTGGAACGCAACCTCCACCTGTTCGTCGAGAAACCCCAGGCGCTGGACGTCGATACCGCGCGTGACATCGCGGCAAGAGTCGAAGAATGTGGCGTCCTCTCGTGCGTGGGGTACAACTGGCGGTACCTGGACGCTACGGAAAAGGCACGGAACCTGCTGTCCGGCGTGCGGCCGGCCCTGGCGATCGGATACTGGATCGGGAACACGCCCGGATCCCCCTGGTGGCGCGTGAAGTCCAAGTCGGGTGGACAGATCGTGGAGCAGACCACGCACGTGTACGACTGCGCCCGGTACCTCATGGGGGACGTGGTCAGCGTCTACGCGGCGGGGACGAAGGGACGGATGCTGGATCTGCCGAACTACGACGTGGAGGACGCCAGCACGGTGTCGCTCGTATTCGAAAGCGGCGCCGTGGCCACCATACTCTCTTCCTGTGTCGCCGAACAGGGTTACGGAACCGCCCTGGAGGTTATTGCCCGGGGGCTCACGGTGAAAATCGCCGGAGGCAACCTGGAGGTCGTGCGCGAAGATGAAACGGTGCGGTATCCCGGTCGGAACAACCCCTACCAGCTCGAAAACGAACTCTTCCTGCAGGCCATCGAAGAGGAGAATCCATCCCTCATCCGATCGGCCTACGGCGACGTCGTCAACAGCCTCGCCGTCACCCTCGCGGCGAATGAATCCATGGAATCGGGGGAAGTCATCCACCTCGCGTAG